DNA from Mugil cephalus isolate CIBA_MC_2020 chromosome 5, CIBA_Mcephalus_1.1, whole genome shotgun sequence:
AAATATTTGGTTAGACTTGGTCTACAAAAGCTAACGCTGGTGATGcatcctctgcagctctgacaaTTCGTCTTTACCTTCGTCTATGTCTGGAGGCAGCCCTCCAACAAACACCTTGCGAGAATATCGCTCCACGCGTTCACCATTCAGGTGGGGGAAACAGTGCGCGGACCCGAGGCCAGCAAGCCCCTGGTCACCCGACTCGTCTTCTCCAAAAGAGCGCTCGTCTTCCATGGGGAACAGAGACGAGTGGCCTAACGGAGAGAAAGATCTGGATCACAAACCTTATCTCACCACTGCCGAGATCAAAacgatcctttttttttttttttataaaggaaCAGAGTATTTGACTGAttgcaaattaattaaatgatatcaagaaacacaaagagaagccaTGATAGTGATGTTTGATAGTTTAGTAGAAGCATTATCACTACAAGGTCTTGGGAGGTAAAACGTCTATTCCCTGCAGAGGAATGGTCTCAAACCTTCACAACATTTAGGGAAGAATAATCAGAGACACTgacaaaaatcaacaacaacaacaaatcaacagacaaacacagaggcaaAACAAAGGGACCACATCAGGGGCCATTGCTGCTTTGCTTAATCAACACAGACACCAAGACACATTAACAAGCTTTACCTCGTCTTCTGCCATAACTTCTCGCTGCATGtaagacaacacaaaacactcttgaatcgtctttctttttttaaaaaaaatgcacatgagAAAAATATTATGTAAAACACTACGAGGGCTTGAAATTAATTTTCTGGGTCACTCACCAGCTAAAATGGCTGCaatatttaaagtgacagtCACCCTAAAATTGCTCTGGTCAAAGTACTCAAAGTGTACTGATGCATCAGTTTAAATTTAccataaaaatatgacaaattggTATTTATAACTTAATACATGGTATGTATTACAAAAAGAGGGAATTGAAAATAATCATCATATAATATGGCTTCATTAATCActtaattaaacaaactaaaggCTTCCTGCATTTTTTCCtaacataaaacactgaatcaatGCCTTTGAAGCTAAAAAGCTCATTATGCAGAAAAAACTAATTTGAATATGactaaaaacattaatttcatGCATGCAGAACATTTGCTTTTAACAGCGTTCCTGTGATGTAATTTATTTGTACTTGTCTTCTAACATGTCGGAAAACAGCATAATTTTCCTCCTTGAAGAAGCCACCATTTTGAAAATTGACACTACCATAGAGGCAAACATGTTCATTTAGTTCATAACAACTAATTCTTTTTGCGCTTGCTAGCACATGTTAAATATCTGTCTGTTGATCTGTCACATCCAGACATTTTAGGTCAGTTGTTCACCCAAGCCCCATCAATACCTATTGGAACGGCAATGGGGGGTACTGGAACCTGACTTCCATTTTAAAACATCGCCACTTCCCCATCTCCATGAGATAGGCATTAATTTCAAGCCCTGACCTCGGCTACAGCAAAGCATATTTGTATGCATGTCATTTACATACCATTCATAGGTAGAGGCCCGTCGCCGCCCTGGTGAGAGAAGCTGTAGCGTCCTACAAAAACAGGAGAGGACTCAGTACACGATGCCATGCAAGGATTCCCGACTGGAGCAGTAATTATATCAATTCCCATTTCTCACATATAAATAGCAATCCAACCCTTAGCGACAGTGTTTTGGAATAGTTTGGGGTGACATATTCTGCTCTGTGTCTACAGGCAAAAGGAAATGACAGCACAAATGCGCAGGAATTAAGACGAAGAAGAATTTTGGCAGTGCCTCAAATGTAGTTGGTTGTAGGTTGTTaacatgtaaattaaatgtacaTCCCAGATGAATATCTTGTTTGCGAAATTACTGAAATAAGTACAGGAATGTATGTTAATTTGCTTGACAAATACGCAAATTATAAGTGGATTTTTGACTAAGTTGGAAATGCTAAATGGGAATGACTGTCTAAATGATGAATTTCAAGTCTCCAAAAAGAAGGTACATGCATCAGCTGGCCCAAATTAGCATGAGCAGAGCTAGCtggttctttttaaaaacagagtGTACAGAATCTGAACTGGAATGTTTTATTGATGAGACTGCTGGTTTCGAGATCAAACAGTCTCCACTGGAAAAATGCTGCTGGTGATTCATTTCATGACTTCTGAAGAGTTGGACAAAAATATACTGTGATGTATGACTGGAATACAGCTAGTCTGAGCTGGTTTCCTTCATGTATGTAACGGCAACACGTCCATTGCATAAGAATTTCTACTAATAATAAAGCAATACtcaatttatttaaatcaaaataatcaaaaatagtCAGTTTATCTCTGTCCTGCCATGAATTGGCAGCATTTGGCACTTTCCATAATCACAGCTATGGTCACATTCTGGTCTGTACTATAAATTAACTGAGGTTCAATATCTATCTCAGCTCAATTTACAactatattttaatattttctacttaaatattcaaaaatgaaaaaaaaaaagaaaaaaaaaacatcagcaaaccAGCAAAATTGTGTCCATAGTGGTGTGCTTACCAAGATTCGGTTGTCATTACCATCCATACTGAACAACAAGGAAAGATACCTGGCCAACTTATCGCACAGAGTATATTCAAATTTAGTGAAACTCCTTAACATGTGGTTTTTGGTGGTGCCACTAGGATCAAAGTATATATACGTCATGTGTAAATGTATACACTAACCCAATTAGTAGCATTCATCTCAACACGATAGTCACCATTTTGAAACAACAGCCATGCATTTCTACTTGTTGTCATTTAGATGCACCCAGCTGTGAGAAAAAGTAGCCCTTCCTCACTATTGTTAGTGTGGGAACCAACCTTTTAAGGAATCCTGCTCAGCCCTCATAATGTCAATCAGGGAGTTCTCCAGAGAGTGCATGCTGAAACCATCAAAGGGCCGTGTTCTCTCCTGctcaaagacagagagacaacaatTAGCTTCCTCACTTCCCACGTCATCATCTAAGGCAGCACAAGCTACGAGATCCCCGGCGTACTTGCTATGATTATACATAAAAAGAAAGCAGTCTAAACCTGTAGAGACGTTCAGCAGAAAGCTGTGTAAACATACAAAGGAAATTAGCATATCTTAGGattcacttttcatttccttgtaGCATCTGATAGGAccatatgcaaaaaaaacacattattcaaTCTCTATTTTATAATAACTCCaattaaaatcttaatttaGCAGTCAATGAGGAAATAAACtagtgcaaaaacagaaaatctttAACGTAAAACATGATACACATAACAAGTACGGGTGAGTACTGAGTATATAAACTGAGAGAGCATGCAAATGCTGCAGTCGAGCACAAGACTTCTCAAATCAGGACAAGAGGGAGGCCATGTGATCGCAGCAGATGAAAAGACTGCTTTAACCAAATGATCTAGATAAGACCTCAAACATAAGCACACACAATGAGTTTCAATTCATCCATTTAGTTGGTTGAACTGTCATGTATCCTGTTTTGCTCAATGGCCTATTTGTCGCATTTGATACAGATGAGTGTGTTTAACAGGATTAACATCATTTACAGATGTTTACACTTTTGTAACCCTGTTCTGGTCTATTGCTTTTTTTCATGAGATCTTACAAAAATTAACTTTTAGACATCTAGTATTCTCATTAGCCTACGTGTTGGTCCTGTATACCCACCTGGAAAGGATAAACGCTGTCATTACGGCTCATGGTGTCATCCACCCAACCCTTGTGACTGATACCAGAGCTATTTCTGGGGAACTTCTGTGAAGGAACCTGCAGAACAAATGGATAGGTTTCATACAAGTCTTCTAATCAAAACCGAGTGACATCAAAGATCAAAAGTAGTTAGTGTTTCAGACAAGTCAAAAAAGCTTCATCTACCTGGTTGTTGGGGAATGACTTCTTCAGGGGAGAGATTGAGTTCAGGCCCGTCATCCCTCCACCTACACCCCGCCGGTACTCGCGAACGCCCTGTGTGCCTCCCCAGCCGCCATAACCACCTGGGCTCCAAGAGGTGGATGTGGGAGTGGAGGGGCTCTGGTAGCTTCCCCAAGGTGAGGGGGGTTTGCTCTGGGCAGGGGCCAGGTGTGGCAGTTGGGTGAATGGTCCAGTGCGATGGGGATGCGGTGGAAAGGAGGGCTGTGGTGGATGGGGGCTAGCCGGGGAGCGTCGATGTTGCTGTGGCACCCCCTGACCATGGGGATGGTAGTGTTGGGGGTGAGGTGTGGGAGGGTGGTGCTGGGAGACTGGTCCAATCTGTGGGGAGAAACTACCCCCTGTGCCAAAGCCAGGGCCGGCATGGTGGGAGAAGTTCTGGAACAGTAGGGGGGGTCCGTTGGCATTGGAGCCTGTAGGACCAAAGAAACCACCAACGTCTTCGCCGACCACTGGAGACTGGGTGGATGGGACTGCGGGGGACCAGTTGTTGAAACTGGTAAgcgaagatgaggaggaggtggactgtGCACAGCTAGTACCCATTCCCAGGCTATCCTGGTAGTCAAAGCCACTTAGAACCGGGGACTCCAtcctcaacttttcttttccactACTGCTTTCCAAAGAGCCCTTCTCCAATGGGCTATCTTCAGGAAGAGCTCCCTCGAGCTCTCCTaggcctcctccagcttcttgCTGGCCTGGAGACAGGGCCTGGGGCTGGGCCTGGACCTGAGACTTCTCCTGCATGTCCTGCAGGTCCAAGGTCTTGGACTTGTCTGACTCCAGAATCTCATCTTGCATGTTACTGTGCTGGGCTACGGCGGGGAACAGCCAAGCGCTGCCCCCATTGGTGGAGCAGGTGTTGTTTACGAAGGAAGGGGGGCTGGGGGGGTTGGAGGGGTGGTGAGGGTGCTGGGGTTGAAGGTGAGGAGGGATCCTAACGGGGAAAGCAGATTTGTTACCACTGCCGTTCTTCACCAGAACTCCAAAGTAGTCCCCCATTTAGGACACCCAGTAAATCTTCAGCTCACTTTAGGTTTTCGCCTTCTTCTTTATCCTAAAATGAAGTTTGAGAGGGAGacaggaaaggaggagaaaggggtgagggtggaaaaaaaacgcATATGGCTTTTACACCTCAAGTTGATTGAGAGAATAAAGAATGagaataaaggggaaaaaacgcacacacacacacgcctagCCAAACGCAATGAGTGTGCTTGGGCTGCACCCTGCCTGGTCTTGTGATGCAATCAATGAGATTAAATCATTGACTCGCTTGGCCATGGGAGGCCTGGGTGAAATGTAACACTACGGCAGGCAGACAACCATGGAAAACACCCAGCCTAACCGGCGCAGGCAGCAAACAGCCGGAGCTGATGAAGATGACGTCTCTCCAAAGGTCGTTACGCAGCTAGCAGcaaagctaacagctgctcGGCCACCTTCCATGTGCCCCATTAATCATGCAGATCCCAGCAGCCAATTGTAACGTAAAAGGTTGGCAATTTCTGTACAAACGCGAGCGTATACATGTCAAGCTCCGCGGTGGGCTCCAGCATGTACACCTACCGAATAATCTCCCTTTTCCAGCAATGACCTCCTCACACGCAACCATTTAAATAcaggaaaatgttgatgacGTCTCCTGTCTGTTCTGAATCTAGGGTAGTTCCCTTCACCGAGCCGCTAGGCTAGGATAATAGCCGCAGAGCCGCTGTGGCATATTTGCACACGACGTATTTTCGCTAACGCACACGACGTCCTTGTAAACGGCACAATTGTCCACGACATGTCAAGTTAGAAATGGTGTGTGGCTCTTTAAACGACCTCGTACGTTTCATGTCCTGTACGTTCAATGTCACACAGCGTACCAAATCCTTGTCATCATTTTTTACATCTCGAAATAACCTTAATGCAATCCCAGCTACCCTGACCTATCACGAAACGCGTGCGTTCGGTTTTATGTCGTGCATATCTACCTTCAGTTCGGCGTCATGACCTTATCGTTTAGATGTTGCCATATTTTAGCGTTTTTCCTTTATCTGCATTTCCTAGGCAGCCGGCGTAAATGGTCTCTTCTCTCTTCTAGATGACAGCTGGGCCAGTCGGGAGACACTTCCGTCTACAAGCCCCGCCCCAACCGCTTGCCACCAGCCAATGGGTGACAGGATTTCCCTCTGGCGCCACGCCCACTTAAACTCTAATCTCTTATAGGATTGGATAATTGCTGCTGGTGCACGCCCACATCACCCCTTCTCAATGAATGGCAGATGCACCCAAGACGTTCTCCTCCCAAATAAGGATGTCTTTAAATCAATGGGAGGAGTAGTTGTTGTAAGGAAAATATATTAGCAAGCCAAAGAATTGTCTGCCGTTCcccttttttttactttgaaatttTACAGTCTGTGGGTTGTGTTTGAAACAGCCTGCCTCAAATGCAGATGAGTTGATTTGGCtaagcagtttattttttcatgcaacTCAGCCATTGGGGCTAGCAAGTGTTCATCCCTGGTGTATGAGACATGCCCTGAAAAGCGTGTATTTTACTAGCATAGGCAGAAAGATGGATTTGTTGGGCAGCTATAACCTGAATCTGCAGCAATGTACTGCATAGCAATCTCATTAAAATAAGCTGATGCTATTTTCAGAACATAATCGAGCTTGAGAGCTTGATTAATTTCACTTTGGCCAGATCTGTGCTGTGCTCTGATTATACCATCATATCATATCTGACATCTTTATACAGCGGCCCCCGCCGTTTGTCTATCTGCATCCCAAATGTCACAGAGCTATTTATTTCGCTTTACCGAGGCTATTTCATTAACACGTTTAAAACAATCCACTGGGAGTTGATCCTATTTAAAGGACGTACCCCCGCTGAATGCAGCATACGTTACTGAAATGCTAGTGGAAATGGCTCGTGTTTAAAGTGACTCGAGCGGAGGACAACAAGGAATGTTTCTCTGAGGCACATGAGCAGCAGCTTAGCAACCGCACTAGCACTGACTGCCTTATCAAGGGAAGGAGGTTCAAAGTAAGCTCAAATAAAATATCTTTATGACTGTATAATTAAGGACGCTAGCTgcatgatgtttttctttaaaaagaaattggcctaaacaaataaaagcaccCTTACTGGTTTTTAAAATGTAGgctatttaaataaagcagaagtGGCTTAGAAGCTGCACACAGTTTCACTTACTATCCACCCTAGTCTTTAGAGTATTATTTGCTCCTTGCTTGTTGAGTTAGTCTTGTTAACACAGTGTTCCAGTCCCCCAAGGCAGACCCACCCTTCATTTGTATCCTGTATCAGCGGTCGCTCACTCCACCCCACCCCGCTCCCATGTGCTGCAGGGCCTGTTGGGGTGGTTTAACAACACAACGGTGCGTCTCGAGCTACTGGTTCTTTGTGGAAAAATAAGAGACGACCGGCCCAGGTGTTAATAGTTTAAAGTTCTGTTTGAGCATCTACCAGCAACTAACCGAGGAAGCTATTGTACgggtgtatttgtgtatttgaatgtatGTTCCCCCCCCTCCGTGCTGACAAGAACTGGAGCTGACAAGAACGCGAGCACACAGCGTTCCATGAGAGCAACACACTCTGTATTCTCCAGTGAAAACAAGCTGCGCTGCAGAGTTCCACTCATGTGTGCTGCTTAGTAGGTAGACGTGACAATCCAGTACACATCATATACAATTTGTGGTAATTTAGGTAAATATAAAACACGCGTCTTTTCAACGCCAAATAGACGACATAAGTGGGGTGCGCGCGTTCGCCCCAAGTGGTTCTTAAATGATTCATCCTTGAAACTTATAGACACGcagtcatttattcattagttCACACTGCAGCACAAGGCAGACGTTCACAAAGCTCCTGGGGCCAACTATCTCAGGTTTCTCAGCTCAGAGGCAGAGCCTCTCTCTACCTCCTCTCGGAAGAGATATTGGTAACCTCCGCGCTGACAGAGCTCCGTTGCCATACCAACCATGCAAGCTGGGAGATCACTGGTTCAGCCAGTAGCCCGTTGTTTGGCCAGGAGGTCATCCATCTCTGACTCAAGGTATTGTTGTAAAAAGCAGAGGGTGACACAGCATAATTTCTCCCACACATTGTAATCCCACTGAGAGTGTATCACACCACACTGCAGCCTTGCTTATTGGCCGCTTGACTAGCAGAGTGAAGACAATGTCAGCAAACGGTTTGGACAGAAATACTCTAGACGCTATTTAATGTATGCAGTAAAAGACATGCATACAAAAGTTGGGAGCACATACACGATAATATggttaaatataaacataaattatGCCCAAAAGCAGTGCCAATTAATTGTAACTTGAGCTTTAATCATaaagatgaatttattttgCTGTTCAGTGTCTTTCATCTTGAGACCGAATCTTTGCAGTGCATCACATGCATAATTAGATAGAATTAGATTTAGGGTTTAGTCCAGTGTTTCACTACCACATACGTCGGAGAATCATAAAAGGCACACTTCAAAAAGAGAACGATGAAACTGAAAGCAAAGGAGACACTGTTACCTTGACCCGTAGCATATTTACAGGGTGTGTGTTTCAAATGCGGATGTGGATTACAGATGAGCAAATGCAaggatttcattttaatgtgaaactgCATTAGTTTACCTTTTATTCTTACTTAGTCTTTACCTTTTTAACACAGTAACTGGGGCTGTTTCTCGTGCTGCACTTGGACTTTGTGGCAGATACTGTGTACAATGAGAATAAACACATCTATTTAgttatcacaataaaaactgtattttttcgTAACGCAGTTGGATATTCCTTTGACACTAGGCTAAAAGAAGTCTCGAGCACCAACTGGGATGGGTTTAACAAACTCTGCCATAAAGAGAAGGCATTACACAACCGTTAACGTCGTTGAGTAAACTGACTGTGAGAAACTGCTGCAGTGCTGCATCTGTTGTTCCCTATTAAACTGACAGGAGCTGTAGTGTTTCGTTTGCTTCCTTTAAGCCTGCAAATAAACGAGACAGTCTGGGAGCGGACACACTTTAAACTCGCACTCTAAATCAAAATCCGAACCATGTATTACCCCGCCTTTGCTCAAATCGGTAAGTGTTTGTTGCTTCCATCTAGGAACTTTACTGGCCTGCTGTTAAAACTTGCACCTGCCTCCTACCATCTGCTTCCGTGTCAAAAAGCGAGGAGATGTCGCCACCCGGTGGCTGTTGAGCATCGCTACACGCCCTGAGATGAA
Protein-coding regions in this window:
- the LOC125008062 gene encoding cytoplasmic polyadenylation element-binding protein 4-like isoform X2 gives rise to the protein MGDYFGVLVKNGSGNKSAFPVRIPPHLQPQHPHHPSNPPSPPSFVNNTCSTNGGSAWLFPAVAQHSNMQDEILESDKSKTLDLQDMQEKSQVQAQPQALSPGQQEAGGGLGELEGALPEDSPLEKGSLESSSGKEKLRMESPVLSGFDYQDSLGMGTSCAQSTSSSSSLTSFNNWSPAVPSTQSPVVGEDVGGFFGPTGSNANGPPLLFQNFSHHAGPGFGTGGSFSPQIGPVSQHHPPTPHPQHYHPHGQGVPQQHRRSPASPHPPQPSFPPHPHRTGPFTQLPHLAPAQSKPPSPWGSYQSPSTPTSTSWSPGGYGGWGGTQGVREYRRGVGGGMTGLNSISPLKKSFPNNQVPSQKFPRNSSGISHKGWVDDTMSRNDSVYPFQERTRPFDGFSMHSLENSLIDIMRAEQDSLKGRYSFSHQGGDGPLPMNGHSSLFPMEDERSFGEDESGDQGLAGLGSAHCFPHLNGERVERYSRKVFVGGLPPDIDEDEITASFRRFGHLFVDWPHKAESKSYFPPKGYAFLLFQDESSVQALIDACIQEDGKLYLCVSSPTIKDKPVQIRPWNLNDSDFVMDGSQPLDPRKTIFVGGVPRPLRAVELAMIMDRLYGGVCYAGIDTDPELKYPKGAGRVAFSNQQSYIAAISARFVQLQHGEIDKRVEVKPYVLDDQLCDECQGTRCGGKFAPFFCANVTCLQYYCEYCWAAIHSRAGREFHKPLVKEGGDRPRHISFRWN
- the LOC125008062 gene encoding cytoplasmic polyadenylation element-binding protein 4-like isoform X1 produces the protein MGDYFGVLVKNGSGNKSAFPVRIPPHLQPQHPHHPSNPPSPPSFVNNTCSTNGGSAWLFPAVAQHSNMQDEILESDKSKTLDLQDMQEKSQVQAQPQALSPGQQEAGGGLGELEGALPEDSPLEKGSLESSSGKEKLRMESPVLSGFDYQDSLGMGTSCAQSTSSSSSLTSFNNWSPAVPSTQSPVVGEDVGGFFGPTGSNANGPPLLFQNFSHHAGPGFGTGGSFSPQIGPVSQHHPPTPHPQHYHPHGQGVPQQHRRSPASPHPPQPSFPPHPHRTGPFTQLPHLAPAQSKPPSPWGSYQSPSTPTSTSWSPGGYGGWGGTQGVREYRRGVGGGMTGLNSISPLKKSFPNNQVPSQKFPRNSSGISHKGWVDDTMSRNDSVYPFQERTRPFDGFSMHSLENSLIDIMRAEQDSLKGRYSFSHQGGDGPLPMNARSYGRRRGHSSLFPMEDERSFGEDESGDQGLAGLGSAHCFPHLNGERVERYSRKVFVGGLPPDIDEDEITASFRRFGHLFVDWPHKAESKSYFPPKGYAFLLFQDESSVQALIDACIQEDGKLYLCVSSPTIKDKPVQIRPWNLNDSDFVMDGSQPLDPRKTIFVGGVPRPLRAVELAMIMDRLYGGVCYAGIDTDPELKYPKGAGRVAFSNQQSYIAAISARFVQLQHGEIDKRVEVKPYVLDDQLCDECQGTRCGGKFAPFFCANVTCLQYYCEYCWAAIHSRAGREFHKPLVKEGGDRPRHISFRWN